In the genome of Chryseobacterium arthrosphaerae, one region contains:
- a CDS encoding T9SS type A sorting domain-containing protein encodes MKKKLFFALALVSTISISAQVLEADNYNSYTAGNVGTNVTGTAAGQGGMYLVGGATSDYQIVTATGANAAHGNYLQVIGGNTATNAAVRTVVKNGLATAWAGRTAGNNIIKAVAEIYTGTSTNQHGSGVSVSGADDGIVGIVYNSQSKTINGLAYLTFAANPNNNGYYFITGLTQNTYPANTWISLGFSYNKTTGQITYNIGGVTTNLAVNQATIPAGIDPVSFEVTSSPVQENGTGVPVNTGPTTFGIDNYRVEAANNATLGTAETKNSKSSTIIAIGPNPTVDYLNLITDLKINKAEVYDMSGRKIDVNLEGNRINVKNLNAGSYIISIETKDGKTTEKFIKK; translated from the coding sequence ATGAAGAAAAAACTATTTTTTGCTTTAGCGTTAGTGTCAACAATTTCAATTTCTGCTCAGGTTTTGGAAGCAGATAATTACAACTCTTATACTGCAGGAAATGTGGGAACCAATGTTACAGGAACTGCTGCTGGACAGGGAGGAATGTACCTTGTAGGAGGAGCAACTTCAGATTATCAGATTGTAACGGCTACAGGCGCAAACGCGGCTCATGGAAACTATCTGCAGGTTATAGGTGGAAATACTGCTACCAATGCAGCGGTAAGAACGGTAGTTAAAAATGGTTTGGCAACAGCTTGGGCCGGCAGAACAGCAGGGAATAACATCATTAAAGCCGTGGCTGAGATTTATACAGGAACTTCCACAAACCAACATGGTTCAGGAGTGTCTGTCAGTGGAGCTGATGATGGCATTGTGGGTATTGTATATAACTCACAGTCAAAAACGATTAACGGACTTGCTTATTTAACTTTTGCTGCTAACCCAAACAATAACGGATACTACTTTATAACAGGTCTGACTCAGAATACATATCCTGCAAATACCTGGATTAGCCTTGGTTTCAGTTATAATAAAACAACTGGGCAGATTACCTACAATATCGGAGGAGTGACTACAAACCTGGCAGTTAACCAGGCAACTATACCTGCAGGGATTGATCCTGTATCATTTGAAGTGACCAGTAGCCCTGTACAGGAAAATGGAACCGGAGTACCTGTAAATACAGGACCAACTACTTTTGGTATTGACAATTATAGAGTAGAAGCGGCTAATAATGCAACATTAGGAACAGCTGAAACAAAAAATTCAAAATCTTCAACCATTATCGCGATCGGTCCTAACCCTACTGTAGATTACCTTAATCTTATTACAGATCTGAAAATCAACAAAGCGGAAGTTTATGATATGAGCGGAAGAAAGATAGACGTTAATCTTGAAGGAAACAGAATCAACGTTAAAAACCTTAATGCAGGAAGCTATATCATCAGCATCGAAACGAAAGACGGTAAAACTACCGAGAAATTCATTAAAAAATAA
- a CDS encoding RNA polymerase sigma factor: MKKLEENFLLAKKQDRKGQKALYDMFSAKMLAIANSYVNNLHDAEDILLNAFMKCFTKLDGCRDWKSFPFWLRKIVVNDSISFIRKNKNILYADMEMVDDYSENENEDYPEEINIEEIFTQMPVGYRLIFNLYVFEEKKHSEIAEILNISEGTSKSQLSKAKKWLAEFLKAKENEKRTPETIKI, translated from the coding sequence ATGAAGAAACTCGAAGAGAATTTTTTACTGGCAAAAAAGCAGGACCGGAAAGGGCAAAAAGCTCTTTACGATATGTTTTCGGCAAAAATGCTGGCCATTGCGAATTCTTATGTCAACAATCTTCATGATGCAGAAGATATCCTGCTGAATGCATTTATGAAATGCTTCACTAAGCTGGACGGGTGCCGGGATTGGAAAAGTTTTCCGTTCTGGCTCAGAAAAATTGTCGTAAATGACTCCATTAGCTTCATCAGGAAAAATAAAAATATACTCTATGCAGATATGGAAATGGTAGATGATTATAGTGAGAATGAAAATGAGGACTATCCGGAAGAAATCAATATTGAAGAAATCTTTACTCAGATGCCGGTAGGATACAGACTTATTTTTAACCTGTATGTCTTTGAAGAAAAAAAACACAGTGAGATTGCTGAAATTCTGAACATCTCCGAAGGAACCAGCAAAAGCCAGCTAAGCAAAGCAAAAAAATGGCTTGCTGAATTTTTAAAAGCAAAAGAAAATGAAAAAAGAACTCCTGAAACAATTAAAATCTGA
- a CDS encoding electron transfer flavoprotein subunit alpha/FixB family protein has protein sequence MAVFVYAENINGVYKKAAFEAVSYAKAVADKAGDTVTAISVNPTDSSDLLYKYGASNVINIKDEGLKSFSAKAYAQAVNEVADGNIIVFPHTTDASSIAPMLAVMKNYSLITNALEAPESLSPFQVKRKAFSGKGFMHAKAEGNGVIVTVSQNAFGVKENAVSGSEEVKNLSVANEDTKVISHEQSSGKLDLKEAEIVVSAGRGMKGPENWGMVEDLANVLGAATACSKPVSDIGWRPHTEHVGQTGKAIAPNLYIAIGISGAIQHLAGVNSSKTIVVINNDAEAPFFKSADYGVVGDAFQIIPALTEKIKAIKG, from the coding sequence ATGGCAGTATTCGTATACGCAGAAAATATAAACGGAGTTTACAAAAAAGCGGCTTTCGAAGCAGTTTCTTATGCTAAAGCGGTTGCAGATAAAGCAGGAGATACCGTAACGGCAATCTCTGTAAACCCGACAGATTCTTCAGATTTATTATACAAATATGGAGCATCCAATGTAATCAACATCAAAGACGAAGGTCTTAAAAGCTTCTCGGCAAAAGCATATGCTCAGGCTGTCAATGAAGTCGCAGACGGAAATATCATCGTTTTCCCTCATACTACAGACGCTTCTTCAATTGCTCCGATGCTTGCGGTAATGAAGAATTATTCTTTAATTACCAATGCGCTGGAAGCTCCGGAAAGCCTTTCTCCTTTCCAGGTAAAGAGAAAAGCATTCTCAGGAAAAGGTTTCATGCATGCAAAAGCTGAAGGGAATGGAGTAATCGTTACCGTTTCTCAAAATGCTTTCGGTGTTAAAGAAAATGCAGTATCAGGTTCAGAAGAAGTTAAAAACCTTTCTGTAGCCAATGAAGATACCAAAGTGATCTCTCATGAGCAGAGTTCAGGTAAACTAGACCTTAAAGAAGCGGAAATCGTTGTTTCTGCAGGAAGAGGTATGAAAGGACCTGAGAACTGGGGAATGGTTGAGGATCTTGCCAATGTATTAGGAGCTGCTACAGCATGTTCAAAACCGGTTTCTGACATCGGATGGAGACCTCACACAGAACACGTAGGACAGACTGGTAAGGCTATTGCACCGAACCTTTATATTGCCATAGGTATTTCAGGAGCAATTCAGCACCTTGCGGGAGTAAACTCTTCAAAAACAATCGTAGTGATCAATAACGACGCTGAAGCACCGTTCTTCAAGTCTGCAGACTACGGAGTAGTAGGAGATGCTTTCCAGATTATTCCTGCACTGACAGAAAAAATCAAAGCTATTAAAGGATAA
- a CDS encoding nucleoside permease, whose product MNLKLRLTILSFLQFFVWGAWLITMANFWFGTKHWDGTQFGAVFGTMGIASIFMPTITGIIADRWINAERIFSVLHILYGVILFILPHSADPNSFFSVMLVAMCFYMPTIALANSISYTILKNNNLDVVKDFPPIRVWGTIGFIVAMWITNLSGNKDTEGQFYIGGAVAIFLGIYALTLPKCPPQKLIDKNSPLSEQLGLNAFKLFGNYKMALFFLFSMLLGAALQLTNAYGDVFLSEFAHFPKYADSFVVKRSTIIMSISQVSETLFILAIPFFLKKFGIKKVMLISMLAWVLRFGFFAYGVPDGFGLSLIILSCIVYGMAFDFFNISGSLFVETTTDKKIRSSAQGLFMMMTNGFGAVFGSYIAGWAIDKFFTHKFTTASDLSAYLQTTPDNPTFLGILKKSFNAVVNTDGTLSSVVMVKDWQQIWLSFAIYALVLAIFFGLLFKHKHNPEDVSSVKH is encoded by the coding sequence ATGAATTTAAAATTACGACTGACCATCCTCAGTTTTCTCCAGTTTTTTGTCTGGGGAGCATGGCTGATTACGATGGCAAACTTCTGGTTTGGTACAAAACATTGGGACGGAACTCAGTTTGGAGCTGTTTTCGGAACAATGGGAATCGCTTCCATATTTATGCCAACCATTACTGGAATCATTGCTGACCGCTGGATCAATGCGGAACGTATCTTCTCAGTACTGCATATTCTTTACGGGGTTATTCTTTTCATATTACCTCATTCCGCAGATCCGAATTCTTTCTTTTCGGTGATGCTCGTGGCCATGTGTTTCTACATGCCTACTATCGCACTTGCAAACTCAATTTCTTATACAATCCTGAAAAACAATAATCTGGATGTAGTAAAAGACTTCCCACCCATTCGTGTTTGGGGTACTATTGGCTTTATTGTGGCCATGTGGATCACCAATCTGAGTGGAAATAAAGATACGGAAGGACAATTCTATATTGGAGGGGCTGTAGCCATTTTCTTAGGTATTTATGCCCTTACATTACCAAAATGTCCTCCACAAAAGCTGATCGATAAAAATTCGCCTCTGTCTGAGCAGTTAGGATTAAATGCATTCAAGCTTTTCGGAAACTATAAAATGGCGTTGTTCTTTTTATTTTCAATGCTTTTGGGAGCTGCACTTCAGCTTACCAATGCCTATGGAGATGTTTTCTTAAGTGAATTTGCCCATTTCCCCAAATATGCTGATTCATTTGTAGTAAAAAGATCTACGATCATCATGTCAATTTCTCAGGTTTCAGAAACCCTGTTTATTTTAGCGATTCCTTTCTTCCTGAAGAAATTCGGAATCAAAAAGGTAATGCTGATCTCTATGCTGGCATGGGTTTTAAGATTCGGATTCTTTGCTTACGGTGTTCCGGATGGATTTGGACTTTCATTAATCATCCTGTCATGTATTGTATACGGAATGGCTTTCGATTTCTTTAATATCTCAGGATCACTTTTCGTAGAAACGACTACCGATAAAAAAATCCGTTCTTCAGCCCAGGGATTGTTTATGATGATGACCAATGGTTTCGGAGCCGTTTTTGGAAGCTATATCGCAGGATGGGCTATTGATAAGTTCTTTACGCACAAATTTACGACGGCTTCAGATTTATCTGCCTATTTGCAGACAACACCTGATAATCCTACTTTTCTCGGGATTCTGAAAAAGAGCTTCAATGCTGTTGTTAATACAGACGGAACCCTTTCTTCTGTAGTAATGGTAAAAGACTGGCAGCAGATATGGCTTTCTTTCGCAATCTATGCGCTGGTGCTGGCGATATTCTTCGGACTATTGTTTAAGCATAAACATAATCCTGAAGATGTTTCATCAGTAAAACATTAA
- a CDS encoding bifunctional nuclease family protein — translation MDYKQLIIRGISYSQTQSGAYALLLEHEETHIKLPVVIGNFEAQSISLGLEKDIHPPRPLTHDLFTKFIVSANYELVSVIIYQIVDGVFFSNINFKNKVTEEELILDARTSDAVAMAVRFDAPIFTTQQVLNEAGILLELEDVSKEEQSFSETVQTEENLKSLSMEELQKLLDDAVKEEDYDTALEIQEEIKRRKKKID, via the coding sequence ATGGATTATAAACAGCTAATTATTCGCGGAATATCGTACAGCCAGACCCAATCGGGGGCGTACGCATTGTTACTGGAGCATGAAGAAACACACATAAAATTACCTGTTGTTATAGGAAACTTCGAAGCTCAATCAATCTCTCTCGGACTGGAGAAAGATATTCATCCGCCGCGTCCTCTTACCCATGACCTGTTCACAAAATTTATAGTCTCAGCCAATTATGAGTTGGTTTCTGTAATCATTTATCAGATTGTAGACGGTGTATTCTTTTCAAATATCAACTTTAAAAATAAAGTGACGGAAGAAGAACTGATCCTTGATGCACGAACTTCCGATGCCGTTGCGATGGCTGTAAGATTTGATGCCCCTATCTTTACTACCCAGCAGGTTCTGAATGAAGCGGGAATCTTATTGGAACTCGAAGATGTTTCAAAAGAAGAGCAGAGCTTTTCAGAAACTGTACAGACAGAAGAAAACCTGAAATCTCTTTCTATGGAAGAACTTCAGAAACTATTAGATGATGCCGTGAAAGAAGAAGATTACGATACCGCCCTTGAAATCCAGGAAGAAATCAAGAGGAGGAAAAAGAAAATTGACTAA
- a CDS encoding SDR family oxidoreductase: protein MSENKTAYITGGTKGIGFGIAKILLENGISVAFSGRKREDVMKAEQELQQYSENVLGIVSDVRNLESEQEAVQYILEKFGRLDYVIANAGLGIFKPVDELTAEEWNDMIETNLTGVFYTLKASVEELKKTEGYYITISSLAGANFFENGTGYNASKFGVVGFTQAAMIDLRKYNIKSTVIMPGSVATHFNGNVPSEKDSWKIQPEDMGNLVLDILKMNPRVLPSKIEFRATQPAR, encoded by the coding sequence ATGTCAGAGAATAAAACGGCTTATATAACAGGAGGAACCAAAGGAATTGGTTTCGGGATTGCTAAAATTTTACTTGAAAACGGTATTTCAGTAGCATTTTCAGGAAGGAAAAGAGAAGATGTGATGAAGGCAGAACAGGAGCTTCAGCAATATTCCGAAAATGTGCTGGGAATTGTTTCTGATGTCAGAAATCTTGAAAGCGAGCAGGAAGCGGTACAATATATCCTGGAAAAGTTCGGAAGGCTGGATTATGTAATCGCCAATGCCGGACTGGGAATATTTAAACCTGTTGATGAGCTTACTGCTGAAGAGTGGAATGATATGATTGAAACCAATCTTACGGGCGTTTTTTATACCCTTAAAGCCTCTGTGGAAGAACTGAAAAAGACGGAAGGATATTATATCACCATTTCAAGCCTGGCAGGGGCCAATTTCTTTGAAAACGGAACAGGCTACAATGCCTCAAAATTCGGGGTGGTGGGATTTACACAGGCAGCTATGATTGATCTGAGAAAATATAACATTAAATCCACAGTGATCATGCCGGGATCAGTGGCTACTCATTTTAATGGAAATGTTCCTTCTGAAAAAGACAGCTGGAAGATACAGCCTGAAGATATGGGGAATCTGGTGCTGGATATTTTAAAGATGAATCCAAGGGTTTTACCTAGTAAAATAGAGTTTAGGGCAACACAGCCAGCCAGATAA
- a CDS encoding T9SS type A sorting domain-containing protein — translation MKKYYSIAFLLFSVLFFAQQPISFESDEGFTTGNINGQGAWISTPTGGMPQNVELQTISSEKSSHGSISLKIVREPVYGTQSEPIIGGFYNLQDQLSSTGFSVSFDISISQLNGSDFGFQAVNSISEQCIARVDFEKTGVLKILNTISGVQNMVSTSGNWSSNNWYRFKAVGTAAGISYYLNGILIYTGPAVPQLTIDQLRFVHNNTSGTAYIDNILVDSGFSMAVKDAETGNKVTLYPNPVIDFIKVTTTDIIEKIEIYDAAGMKMDVRVNKGMVDVRSFVSGVYFMKIKSGKRIITEKFIKR, via the coding sequence ATGAAAAAATACTACTCAATTGCATTTTTGCTGTTTTCAGTGCTTTTCTTCGCGCAACAGCCCATATCTTTTGAATCTGATGAAGGTTTTACAACAGGTAATATCAACGGCCAGGGAGCGTGGATCAGTACGCCTACGGGAGGAATGCCTCAAAATGTAGAGCTTCAGACCATCAGTTCCGAAAAATCCAGTCATGGCAGTATTTCTTTGAAAATTGTCAGAGAACCTGTTTACGGAACCCAGTCAGAGCCCATTATCGGAGGTTTTTACAATCTTCAGGATCAGCTGTCTTCTACCGGTTTTTCAGTTTCTTTTGATATCAGTATCTCACAGCTCAATGGTTCGGATTTTGGTTTCCAGGCAGTAAATAGCATTAGTGAGCAGTGCATTGCCAGAGTAGATTTTGAGAAAACGGGAGTATTAAAAATCCTGAACACAATTTCAGGAGTACAGAATATGGTCTCCACTTCCGGAAACTGGTCCTCCAATAACTGGTACAGGTTTAAAGCGGTAGGAACTGCTGCAGGGATCAGCTATTACCTTAATGGGATATTGATTTACACGGGGCCTGCAGTACCTCAGTTAACAATTGATCAGCTCCGTTTTGTACATAATAATACCTCGGGAACAGCTTATATTGATAATATTCTGGTCGACAGCGGATTTTCTATGGCAGTTAAAGATGCTGAGACAGGAAATAAAGTAACATTATACCCCAATCCGGTTATAGATTTTATAAAAGTAACTACCACGGATATCATAGAAAAGATTGAAATTTATGATGCTGCAGGAATGAAAATGGATGTTAGGGTAAATAAAGGGATGGTTGATGTAAGGAGCTTTGTATCAGGTGTTTATTTTATGAAAATTAAGTCAGGGAAGAGAATAATTACTGAAAAATTTATAAAAAGATAA
- a CDS encoding electron transfer flavoprotein subunit beta/FixA family protein has translation MKILVCISSVPDTTSKINFTADKSAFDKNGIQWVINPLDEFALTKAVKLQESQGATVTVINVGDAATEPVIRKALAIGANDAVRVNLDPKDSYSTAKEIAAVAQNGGYDLILCGKESIDYNGGSVPGMVAQLLNQPFVNASVGLDVNGSEATAVREIEGGKETISVKLPAIIAGQKGLVDEKDLIIPNMRGIMSARTKPLQVVEPTSSEVKVQGVSYDSVPPRAAVKMVSPDNLDELVRLLHEEAKVI, from the coding sequence ATGAAAATATTAGTTTGCATTAGTAGTGTTCCGGATACTACTTCCAAAATTAACTTTACAGCAGATAAATCTGCTTTCGACAAGAACGGAATTCAGTGGGTAATCAATCCTCTTGATGAATTCGCATTGACAAAAGCGGTTAAACTTCAGGAATCTCAGGGGGCAACTGTAACTGTAATCAACGTAGGAGATGCAGCTACAGAACCTGTAATCAGAAAAGCTCTGGCAATCGGTGCAAACGATGCTGTAAGAGTAAACCTTGATCCTAAAGACAGCTATTCTACAGCAAAAGAAATCGCTGCTGTTGCACAAAACGGCGGGTACGACCTTATCCTTTGCGGTAAAGAATCTATTGATTATAACGGTGGATCAGTTCCGGGAATGGTAGCCCAGCTGCTGAACCAGCCTTTCGTAAACGCTTCTGTAGGATTAGACGTAAACGGAAGCGAAGCTACTGCAGTAAGAGAAATTGAAGGCGGAAAAGAAACTATTTCTGTAAAATTACCGGCAATTATCGCAGGTCAGAAAGGATTGGTAGATGAAAAAGACCTTATCATCCCGAATATGAGAGGAATTATGTCTGCAAGAACAAAACCTTTGCAGGTAGTAGAACCTACTTCTTCTGAAGTAAAAGTTCAGGGAGTATCTTATGACAGCGTTCCGCCAAGAGCTGCTGTGAAAATGGTTTCTCCTGATAACCTGGATGAACTGGTAAGATTACTTCACGAAGAAGCAAAAGTAATCTAA